From one Lycium barbarum isolate Lr01 chromosome 6, ASM1917538v2, whole genome shotgun sequence genomic stretch:
- the LOC132645933 gene encoding protein SRC2-like has protein sequence MELRPLDIKVISAENIKNVNTFSKMDVYAEVSISSYSIKSHKQKTFIDKNSGTNPKWNHSMKFTLDESSLTTPGLYLVIRLKSERTLGDKEIGEVSVPINDLFNQSISNGSTAERFVEYPVITESGKPKGTLKLSYKFGEKFTAPEPKRDVYQEPVTAYPAPMHGNSYPGMAYNQQNPGYGYPPAHQGGYPPAGYPPQAGAPGYGYPPQRPGYGYPPVQQPGYGYPPVQPPKRKNKLGGGLGLGLGAGLLGGLLVGDMVSDVGEMSAYGDGYGDAMGDGFDF, from the coding sequence ATGGAATTACGTCCATTAGACATCAAAGTAATCTCCGCAGAGAACATCAAGAATGTCAATACTTTCTCCAAAATGGATGTTTATGCAGAAGTCTCCATTTCCAGCTACTCCATCAAGTCCCATAAGCAGAAAACCTTTATCGACAAGAACAGTGGCACAAACCCCAAGTGGAATCACTCCATGAAATTCACTCTTGATGAATCTTCCCTTACAACACCAGGGCTTTACTTAGTCATTCGTCTCAAATCTGAACGCACTTTAGGTGACAAAGAAATCGGTGAAGTCTCTGTTCCTATTAATGACCTGTTTAATCAGTCTATTTCTAATGGAAGCACAGCTGAGAGGTTTGTTGAGTATCCAGTTATAACAGAAAGCGGAAAACCAAAGGGTACCCTGAAATTGTCTTACAAGTTTGGTGAAAAATTTACAGCACCTGAGCCAAAAAGAGATGTGTATCAGGAGCCTGTTACAGCTTATCCTGCACCAATGCATGGTAATTCATATCCTGGAATGGCTTATAATCAGCAAAATCCAGGATACGGATATCCTCCTGCTCATCAAGGTGGGTACCCACCAGCTGGGTATCCCCCACAAGCCGGTGCACCGGGTTATGGATATCCGCCACAACGACCAGGGTACGGGTATCCACCCGTACAACAACCTGGATACGGATATCCACCGGTGCAACCACCTAAGAGGAAGAACAAGTTAGGAGGTGGATTAGGGTTAGGGTTGGGTGCAGGATTGCTTGGTGGTTTGTTGGTTGGTGATATGGTTTCGGATGTTGGAGAGATGTCTGCTTATGGTGATGGATATGGAGATGCCATGGGTGATGGCTTTGATTTTTAG
- the LOC132600083 gene encoding protein SRC2-like: MELRPLDINVISAKNIKNVNTFSKMDVYAEVSISSYSIKSHKQKTFIDKNSGTNPKWNHSMKFTLDESSLTKPGLHLIIRLKSERTLGDKEIGEVSVPIHDLFNKSTSNGSTAERFVQYPVITESGKPKGNLKFSYKFGEKFTAPEQKIDVYHEPVTAYPAPMHGSTYPGMAYNQQNPGYGYQGGYPPGGYPPAVAPGYGYPPQQPGYGYPPVQQPGYGYLDGFGLGLGAGLLDGLLVGDMVSDVGEM; encoded by the coding sequence ATGGAATTACGTCCATTAGACATCAATGTGATCTCCGCAAAGAACATCAAGAATGTCAATACTTTCTCAAAAATGGATGTTTATGCAGAAGTCTCCATCTCCAGCTACTCCATCAAGTCCCATAAGCAGAAAACCTTCATCGACAAGAACAGTGGCACAAACCCCAAGTGGAATCACTCCATGAAATTCACTCTTGATGAATCTTCCCTTACAAAACCAGGGCTTCACTTAATCATTCGTCTCAAATCTGAACGCACTTTAGGTGACAAAGAAATTGGTGAAGTCTCTGTTCCTATTCATGACCTGTTTAATAAGTCCACCTCTAATGGAAGCACAGCCGAGAGGTTTGTTCAGTATCCAGTTATAACAGAAAGCGGTAAACCAAAAGGCAACCTGAAATTTTCCTACAAGTTTGGAGAAAAATTTACAGCACCTGAGCAAAAAATAGATGTATATCATGAGCCTGTCACAGCTTATCCTGCACCAATGCATGGTAGTACATATCCTGGAATGGCTTATAATCAGCAAAATCCAGGATACGGATATCAAGGTGGGTACCCACCAGGTGGATACCCACCAGCTGTTGCACCGGGTTATGGATATCCACCACAACAACCAGGGTATGGGTATCCACCCGTACAACAACCTGGTTACGGATATCTTGATGGATTCGGGTTAGGGTTGGGTGCAGGATTGCTTGATGGTTTGTTGGTTGGAGATATGGTTTCGGATGTTGGAGAGATGTAA